Within the Micromonospora citrea genome, the region GCTCGCCGCGATGACCACCCCCGCGCTGACCACGGCGACCCACCCGGTCGGGCAGATCGCCACGGCGGCGGCGACCGCCGTGCTGGCCGGCCGGCCGGTGCCGCCGGCGACGGTGTTCCCGTCCCGGCTGGTCCGCCGCCTCAGCGCCTGACCCGGCCCGGCCGGGACCGCCGGGATCGTGCGGGCCGGCCCGGCAGGGTTAACCGCGGGGGCGGCGGGGTAACCGCCGGCGCACCCACGCCGACGACGAGGAGCGGAGATCCCGTGGCCGAACCCGCCGCGCCGCACCGGCAGCCGGAGGAGAACCCCCGGCACGGCCGGCTCACCGCGCGTCCGGCCCCACCCGCCGCCCGGGCCGCCACCGGCATGGTGACGCTGACCGACGCCGACGGTGGGCCCCTGGCGATGGTGTACGCCCCGGAGCCGGTCGCCGACCGGCCGTACCGGCTGGTGCTGCTGCTGCACGGGGCGGGCGGCTCGGCCCGGCAGGGCCTGGACCTGCTGCTGCCCGTCGCCGACGCGCACCGGCTGCTGCTGGTGGCCCCGCAGGCGGCGTCGAGCAGTTGGGACCTGATCGTGGAAGGTTTCGGGGTGGACGTCCGGCGGATCGACGGGCTGCTCGCCAGCGCCTTCGCCGGCTACCCCGTCGGGCAGGTGGCGTTCGGCGGGTTCTCCGACGGCGCCTCGTACGCCCTCTCCCTGGGCCTGACCAACGGCGACCTGGTCGACGCGGTGGTGGCCTTCTCCCCGGGCTTCGCCGCGCCGCTGGTCACCCACGGCCGGCCC harbors:
- a CDS encoding alpha/beta hydrolase; this encodes MAEPAAPHRQPEENPRHGRLTARPAPPAARAATGMVTLTDADGGPLAMVYAPEPVADRPYRLVLLLHGAGGSARQGLDLLLPVADAHRLLLVAPQAASSSWDLIVEGFGVDVRRIDGLLASAFAGYPVGQVAFGGFSDGASYALSLGLTNGDLVDAVVAFSPGFAAPLVTHGRPRVYVSHGADDPVLPADVCSRRLVPRLRSLGYDVTYDEFPGPHEVPADIRHRAADWLTVAE